The proteins below are encoded in one region of Catenulispora sp. EB89:
- a CDS encoding TIGR03089 family protein, translated as MTAANSSFPDVWRDALALGPSRPFLTYYDDHTGERVELSYATFDNWVAKTANLIQDELALAPGDEVAILLPTHWQTPIWLAACWTAGVVASVGEDPSAAERAAAVVAGPDRLEEALACKGERIALALRPLGAPFPSVPEGFTDYAAVAPAQPDVFAPYSPVTADTRALAADGSGWTQGELVKDAADAAERWGLTSSSRVLTGCAYDSRAEIRAALTSELAVGASLVLCRNVDPSRLPGRMASEKVNARVASLAGGGGGEGAGSEGAGGSLGVLPVE; from the coding sequence GTGACCGCAGCGAACAGTAGTTTCCCGGACGTGTGGCGGGACGCACTCGCCCTCGGCCCTTCCCGGCCGTTCCTGACGTACTACGACGACCACACCGGCGAGCGGGTGGAGTTGTCCTACGCCACGTTCGACAACTGGGTCGCCAAGACCGCCAACCTGATCCAGGACGAGCTGGCCCTCGCCCCCGGCGACGAGGTGGCGATCCTGCTGCCCACGCACTGGCAGACCCCGATCTGGCTGGCGGCGTGCTGGACCGCCGGCGTGGTGGCCAGCGTCGGCGAGGACCCCTCGGCGGCCGAGCGCGCGGCCGCCGTGGTCGCCGGGCCGGACCGGCTGGAGGAGGCGCTGGCCTGCAAGGGCGAGCGGATCGCGCTCGCACTGCGGCCGCTGGGCGCGCCTTTCCCCAGCGTTCCCGAAGGATTCACCGACTACGCCGCGGTCGCGCCGGCGCAGCCGGATGTGTTCGCCCCCTACTCCCCGGTCACCGCGGACACCCGGGCGCTGGCCGCCGACGGCTCGGGGTGGACCCAGGGCGAACTCGTGAAGGACGCCGCGGACGCGGCGGAACGCTGGGGTCTGACTTCCAGTAGTCGAGTACTGACCGGCTGTGCTTACGATTCGCGTGCCGAGATCAGGGCAGCCTTGACGTCCGAACTCGCGGTCGGCGCTTCCTTGGTACTGTGCCGGAATGTCGATCCGTCGAGGCTGCCGGGTCGTATGGCTTCGGAGAAGGTGAACGCGCGAGTCGCGTCCCTGGCCGGAGGCGGTGGCGGTGAGGGCGCGGGCTCCGAGGGCGCTGGGGGCTCTCTGGGAGTCCTGCCCGTGGAATGA
- a CDS encoding sugar phosphate nucleotidyltransferase — MTEAILLVGGKGTRLRPLTVNTPKPMLPVAGVPFLTHQLVRAKDAGVHRVVFATAYRAEVFEEYFGDGSDLGLELVYVTEDVPLDTAGAIRNVAGRLTSAPDEPVLVFNGDILSGVDIAALVDAHRERGADVTLHLSRVTDPRPFGLVPTDAQGWVTAFLEKPQRPEDIVTDQINAGCYVFQRSRIDEIPTGRRVSVERETFPGLLASGAKVLGVVEQSYWLDLGTPTAFAKGSADLVMGIVTSSAVPGPAERGTAESLILAGARIAEDAVVDAGTTVGSGAVIESGAHVSASVLDAGAVIGPGVKVTCSIIGAGARIGANTVLDGVVVGDGAVLGADNELRAGARVWCGAVLPDKAVRFSSDE; from the coding sequence GTGACAGAGGCGATCCTTCTGGTGGGGGGCAAGGGCACCCGCCTGCGTCCTCTGACGGTGAACACCCCCAAACCGATGCTCCCGGTCGCCGGTGTCCCGTTCCTCACCCACCAGCTGGTCCGCGCCAAGGACGCCGGGGTGCACCGGGTCGTCTTCGCCACCGCCTACCGGGCCGAGGTTTTCGAGGAGTACTTCGGCGACGGCTCCGACCTGGGGCTGGAGCTGGTGTACGTGACCGAGGACGTGCCCCTGGACACCGCCGGCGCCATCCGCAACGTGGCCGGCCGGCTCACCAGCGCCCCGGACGAGCCGGTCCTGGTCTTCAACGGCGACATCCTGTCCGGCGTGGACATCGCCGCGCTGGTGGACGCGCACCGCGAGCGCGGCGCCGACGTCACACTGCACCTGTCCCGGGTGACCGACCCGCGCCCCTTCGGCCTGGTGCCCACCGACGCCCAGGGCTGGGTGACCGCGTTCCTGGAGAAGCCGCAGCGCCCCGAGGACATCGTCACCGACCAGATCAACGCCGGCTGCTACGTCTTCCAGCGCTCCCGCATCGACGAGATCCCCACCGGCCGCCGGGTCTCGGTGGAGCGCGAGACCTTCCCGGGCCTGCTGGCCTCCGGCGCGAAGGTGCTCGGCGTGGTCGAGCAGTCCTACTGGCTGGACCTGGGCACGCCGACGGCGTTCGCCAAGGGCTCGGCCGACCTCGTGATGGGGATAGTGACCTCCTCCGCGGTGCCCGGCCCGGCCGAGCGCGGCACCGCCGAATCGCTGATCCTGGCCGGCGCGCGCATCGCCGAGGACGCGGTGGTCGACGCCGGCACCACCGTCGGCTCCGGCGCGGTGATCGAGTCCGGCGCGCACGTGAGCGCCTCGGTCCTGGACGCCGGCGCGGTCATCGGCCCCGGCGTGAAGGTGACCTGCTCGATCATCGGCGCCGGCGCGCGCATCGGCGCGAACACGGTGCTGGACGGCGTGGTGGTCGGCGACGGCGCGGTGCTCGGCGCGGACAACGAGCTGCGAGCCGGAGCGCGGGTGTGGTGCGGGGCGGTGCTGCCGGACAAGGCGGTCCGGTTCTCCAGCGACGAGTAG
- a CDS encoding DNA-3-methyladenine glycosylase → MTDNEDSDIRAVWAARKGRSGGAAFERRRTAPPRRPVVPAARQAPPEPVAEPEACQTVVVDPGYDLTGSVGVLRRGAGDPTFRRTEDASLWIGCRTPSGDPGTLRLRRATTETVEAEAWGPGATWLLKTLPDFLGLSDTEETRAEFAELVAAQGNPQLVQSLRRNRGLRVIRSGRVWDSLVPAVLEQRVTVQEAHRAYQLLVRRYGIPAPGAPAEVRLWVSPSPREWALIPSWEWHRAGVDGKRSRAILGASRVAARLEETVGMDRDDAARRIRTVPGIGVWTAAEVMHRSHGDADAVSVGDLHLPRIVCGALGDPAMAWDDDRMLELLEPYRGHRYRVSALLYR, encoded by the coding sequence ATGACTGACAACGAGGACAGCGACATCCGGGCGGTCTGGGCCGCCCGCAAGGGACGCAGTGGAGGTGCCGCCTTCGAGCGGCGCCGCACGGCCCCGCCCCGGCGTCCCGTCGTCCCGGCCGCGCGGCAGGCGCCGCCGGAGCCGGTCGCGGAACCCGAGGCCTGCCAGACCGTCGTCGTCGACCCCGGCTACGACCTCACGGGGTCGGTGGGCGTTCTGCGCCGCGGCGCCGGGGACCCCACGTTCCGCCGCACCGAAGACGCCTCTCTGTGGATCGGCTGCCGCACGCCGTCCGGTGACCCGGGCACTCTGCGCCTGCGCCGGGCGACGACCGAGACCGTCGAGGCCGAAGCCTGGGGGCCCGGCGCGACCTGGCTTCTCAAGACGCTGCCCGATTTCCTCGGCCTCAGTGATACCGAGGAGACGCGCGCGGAGTTCGCCGAACTGGTTGCCGCGCAAGGCAATCCACAGCTTGTGCAGTCCCTGCGCCGCAACCGGGGACTCCGCGTGATCCGCAGCGGCCGGGTCTGGGACTCCCTGGTTCCGGCGGTCCTGGAGCAGCGCGTCACCGTCCAGGAGGCGCACCGCGCGTACCAACTGCTGGTGCGGCGCTATGGGATTCCCGCTCCAGGGGCTCCCGCAGAGGTCCGCCTGTGGGTCTCTCCATCGCCCCGCGAGTGGGCCCTGATCCCGTCCTGGGAATGGCACCGCGCCGGTGTCGACGGCAAGCGCTCACGGGCGATCCTCGGCGCCTCCCGCGTCGCGGCGCGCTTGGAGGAGACCGTGGGGATGGACCGCGATGATGCGGCGCGCCGCATCCGCACCGTCCCGGGCATCGGCGTGTGGACGGCCGCCGAAGTGATGCACCGCTCGCACGGCGACGCGGACGCGGTCTCCGTGGGCGACCTGCACCTGCCACGCATCGTGTGCGGGGCTCTGGGGGACCCGGCCATGGCGTGGGACGACGACCGCATGCTGGAGCTTCTGGAGCCCTACCGCGGCCACCGCTATCGCGTCAGCGCTCTTCTGTACCGCTGA
- a CDS encoding MarR family winged helix-turn-helix transcriptional regulator: protein MDPLTTPVRLHGRATWLLGQVSNQGHRLIGERMHATGVPSRSYYPLLAALADSGPTSQADLGRRIGLDRSDVTAAVTDLEGRGCLERAPDPADRRRNLVRITEGGLRFLGELDAELDAAQEELLAPLSPGERKTLIETLARLVDHHTGLRISGTEER, encoded by the coding sequence ATGGACCCGCTCACCACCCCCGTCCGCCTCCACGGCCGCGCGACCTGGCTGTTGGGCCAGGTCTCGAACCAGGGACACCGGCTGATCGGCGAGCGGATGCACGCCACCGGCGTGCCGAGCCGGTCGTACTACCCGCTGCTGGCGGCCCTGGCCGACTCCGGTCCGACCAGCCAGGCGGACCTCGGGCGGCGCATCGGGCTGGACCGCAGCGACGTCACCGCGGCGGTCACGGACCTGGAGGGGCGCGGCTGCCTGGAACGGGCGCCGGACCCGGCGGACCGGCGGCGCAATCTGGTCCGCATCACCGAGGGCGGTTTGCGGTTCCTCGGCGAGTTGGACGCGGAACTGGACGCCGCGCAGGAGGAACTGCTGGCTCCGCTGTCACCGGGCGAGCGGAAGACGCTGATCGAGACGCTGGCGCGCCTGGTGGATCACCACACGGGGCTGCGGATCAGCGGTACAGAAGAGCGCTGA
- a CDS encoding nuclear transport factor 2 family protein, giving the protein MTGYDIQTLADRAEITDLFVNLGRCLDEHDFDGLKAVLTEDVVGTTPGGTREGREALIDQARRNHEGYERLAHQFNSILVEIQGDTGTVRAYVTGAFGHTDSPEPVRVLVGQYRNKVVRTAEGWRISELTVRPVFRVGEPAVAL; this is encoded by the coding sequence ATGACCGGCTACGACATCCAGACCCTGGCAGACCGCGCGGAGATCACCGACCTGTTCGTGAATCTGGGCCGCTGCCTGGACGAGCACGACTTCGACGGGCTGAAGGCGGTCCTCACCGAGGACGTCGTCGGCACCACGCCCGGCGGCACGCGGGAGGGGCGCGAGGCGCTGATCGACCAGGCGCGCCGCAACCACGAGGGCTACGAGCGCCTGGCGCACCAGTTCAACAGCATCCTGGTCGAGATCCAGGGCGACACCGGCACGGTGCGCGCCTACGTGACCGGCGCGTTCGGGCACACCGACAGCCCGGAACCGGTGCGCGTCCTGGTTGGGCAGTACCGCAACAAGGTGGTGCGCACCGCGGAGGGCTGGCGGATCAGCGAGCTGACCGTCCGGCCGGTGTTCCGGGTGGGGGAGCCGGCTGTCGCGCTGTAA
- a CDS encoding coenzyme F420-0:L-glutamate ligase translates to MADTSYTVHAVAGIPEVGPGDDLAALIAAAVTGSGLGLRDGDILCVTSKILSKAEGRVVRADDREAAIDAEMVRLVARRGPTRIVQTRHGFVMAAAGVDASNTPAGTVLLLPEDPDGSARDIADALRERFGVAVGVVVTDTFGRPWREGQTDVAIGCAYVNALMDHRGTIDAFGNELLVTAAATADELAGAGEVVKGKADGVPVAVIRGLGDLVTEEPGLGVRPLIRSAENDMFSLGTTEAMREGVLRRRTTQWFASDPVPPESVRRAVAAALTAPAPAPVPDSDTVPWRFVLLESETARKAFASGLASTANTVLERAPYLVVPCHIATALPARDFLIASLGAAVENFLVTLAAEGIGSTWADPDPAAIRELLALPDGWEPLGVIAIGKPAEAPSAQTPRDPEDFITVR, encoded by the coding sequence ATGGCCGACACCTCCTACACGGTGCACGCGGTCGCCGGGATCCCCGAAGTCGGCCCCGGCGACGACCTGGCGGCGCTGATCGCCGCCGCGGTGACGGGGTCCGGGCTGGGCCTGCGGGACGGCGACATCCTCTGCGTCACCTCCAAGATCCTGTCGAAGGCCGAGGGCCGCGTGGTCCGGGCCGACGACCGCGAGGCCGCGATCGACGCCGAGATGGTGCGGCTGGTCGCGCGCCGCGGGCCGACCCGGATCGTGCAGACCCGGCACGGCTTCGTGATGGCCGCGGCCGGCGTGGACGCGTCCAACACCCCGGCCGGCACCGTGCTGCTGCTCCCCGAGGACCCGGACGGCTCCGCCCGGGACATCGCCGACGCGCTGCGCGAGCGGTTCGGCGTCGCGGTGGGCGTGGTCGTGACCGACACCTTCGGGCGGCCGTGGCGCGAGGGCCAGACGGACGTGGCCATCGGCTGCGCCTACGTCAACGCGCTCATGGACCACCGCGGGACGATAGACGCCTTCGGCAACGAGCTGCTCGTGACCGCCGCGGCCACGGCCGACGAGTTGGCCGGCGCCGGCGAGGTGGTCAAGGGCAAGGCCGACGGCGTGCCGGTCGCGGTGATCCGGGGGCTGGGCGACCTGGTGACCGAGGAGCCGGGCCTCGGGGTGCGGCCGCTGATCCGGTCCGCGGAGAACGACATGTTCTCGCTCGGGACGACGGAGGCGATGCGCGAGGGGGTGCTGCGGCGCCGGACCACGCAGTGGTTCGCCTCGGACCCGGTGCCGCCGGAGTCGGTGCGCCGCGCGGTGGCGGCGGCCTTGACGGCTCCGGCTCCCGCTCCGGTTCCCGACAGCGACACGGTTCCGTGGCGGTTCGTCCTGCTGGAGTCCGAGACCGCCCGCAAGGCGTTCGCCAGCGGTCTGGCTTCCACCGCCAACACAGTGCTGGAGCGCGCGCCTTATCTGGTGGTCCCCTGCCACATCGCTACAGCGTTGCCGGCTAGGGACTTCCTCATCGCGTCTCTGGGCGCCGCTGTAGAGAACTTCCTGGTGACGCTCGCGGCCGAGGGCATCGGGTCCACATGGGCCGACCCGGACCCCGCCGCCATCAGAGAGCTGCTGGCGCTTCCCGACGGATGGGAGCCTCTGGGCGTCATCGCTATAGGGAAACCCGCGGAGGCGCCTTCTGCGCAGACTCCGCGGGATCCCGAAGACTTCATCACCGTGCGCTGA
- the cofD gene encoding 2-phospho-L-lactate transferase: MRITALAGGVGGARFLRGLLAAAPDADVTVIGNVGDDMTMHGLRICPDLDTVMYTLGGGIHEGQGWGRTEETFGVADELKAYGVGPDWFTLGDKDIATHLVRSQMLGAGYPLSAVTEALCTRWDLPVRLLPASDERVETHVVVDDPEAPGGRRAVHFQEYWVRMHAPDARAIVSVGAENAKPAPGVLQAIAEADVIVLPPSNPVVSIGTILEIPGVRQAVADAAAPVVGLSPIVGGGPVRGMADKVLAAVGVEVTAAAVAKHYGARLLDGWLVDADADAASVAEVEAAGIACRAVPLMMSSPEATQAMAQAALDLAADIAADIAAGRNPAAGSADGSARPAS; the protein is encoded by the coding sequence ATGCGCATCACAGCCCTTGCCGGAGGCGTCGGCGGAGCCCGATTCCTCCGCGGCCTGCTCGCGGCCGCACCCGACGCCGACGTCACCGTGATCGGCAACGTCGGCGACGACATGACCATGCACGGCCTGCGGATCTGTCCGGACCTGGACACCGTCATGTACACCCTCGGCGGCGGGATCCACGAGGGGCAGGGCTGGGGCCGCACCGAGGAGACGTTCGGGGTCGCCGACGAGCTGAAGGCCTACGGCGTGGGCCCGGACTGGTTCACCCTCGGCGACAAGGACATCGCCACACACCTGGTGCGCTCGCAGATGCTCGGCGCCGGCTACCCGCTGTCGGCGGTGACCGAGGCGCTGTGCACGCGCTGGGACCTGCCGGTACGACTGCTGCCCGCCAGCGACGAGCGGGTCGAGACGCACGTCGTGGTCGACGACCCCGAGGCCCCCGGCGGCCGCCGCGCGGTGCACTTCCAGGAGTACTGGGTCCGGATGCACGCGCCCGACGCGCGGGCGATCGTGTCGGTCGGCGCGGAGAACGCCAAGCCGGCCCCGGGCGTGCTGCAGGCGATCGCCGAGGCGGACGTCATCGTGCTGCCGCCGTCGAACCCCGTGGTGTCGATCGGCACCATCCTGGAGATCCCCGGCGTCCGGCAGGCCGTGGCGGACGCCGCGGCGCCGGTGGTGGGCCTGTCCCCGATCGTCGGCGGCGGTCCGGTGCGCGGCATGGCCGACAAGGTCCTGGCCGCGGTCGGCGTCGAGGTCACGGCGGCGGCCGTCGCCAAGCACTACGGCGCGCGGCTGCTGGACGGCTGGCTGGTCGACGCGGACGCGGACGCCGCCTCGGTCGCCGAGGTGGAGGCCGCCGGCATCGCCTGCCGCGCGGTCCCGCTGATGATGTCCTCCCCGGAGGCGACGCAGGCGATGGCCCAGGCGGCGCTGGACCTGGCCGCCGACATCGCCGCCGACATCGCCGCCGGCCGGAACCCCGCCGCGGGCTCCGCCGACGGCTCCGCGCGACCGGCGTCCTGA